In Enterobacter cloacae, the following are encoded in one genomic region:
- the dnaT gene encoding primosomal protein 1, which yields MSSRILTNSVAGIDAFMRDPRGVLTHAEGGTLAVFADNAPAFYAITPERLAQLLEIEARLSRPASDVTLDNQFFDEPGHAPMAIPMGKFALYAGWQPDADFQRQAALWGIALTQPATPEELAAFTAWWQAEGKVFTHIQWQQKLARSLQINRASNGGQPKRDINAFSEPDKQIPNGFRGAK from the coding sequence ATGTCCTCCAGAATCCTGACCAACAGCGTCGCTGGCATTGATGCCTTTATGCGCGATCCCCGTGGCGTGTTGACCCATGCCGAAGGCGGTACGCTTGCCGTGTTTGCCGATAACGCTCCGGCGTTTTATGCAATTACACCGGAGCGTCTGGCGCAGCTTCTGGAAATTGAAGCGCGGTTGTCACGCCCGGCGAGCGATGTCACTCTGGATAACCAGTTCTTTGACGAACCGGGTCACGCCCCCATGGCCATCCCGATGGGGAAATTTGCCCTGTACGCGGGCTGGCAGCCGGACGCCGATTTTCAGCGTCAGGCGGCGCTATGGGGCATTGCACTGACTCAGCCCGCAACCCCCGAAGAGCTGGCCGCGTTCACCGCCTGGTGGCAGGCAGAAGGCAAAGTATTCACCCATATTCAGTGGCAGCAAAAGCTCGCACGCAGCCTTCAAATCAACCGCGCCAGCAACGGCGGGCAACCAAAGCGCGATATCAACGCGTTTTCAGAACCGGATAAACAGATCCCCAACGGATTCCGAGGTGCGAAATGA
- a CDS encoding organic hydroperoxide resistance protein: protein MSLEKVVYTAKAKATGGRDGRATSSDGVLDVKLGVPKEMGGMGGEVTNPEQLFAAGYSACFLGAMKFVAARDKFTLPKDAFIEGEVGIGPLPTGFGIEAKLNIHVEGMDPAEAKKLVDAAHIVCPYSNATRGNIDVTLNIIA from the coding sequence ATGTCTTTAGAAAAAGTTGTCTACACTGCCAAAGCCAAAGCAACCGGAGGCCGTGATGGCCGCGCCACCTCTTCCGATGGCGTCCTGGACGTTAAACTGGGTGTGCCAAAAGAGATGGGCGGCATGGGCGGTGAAGTCACCAACCCTGAACAGCTGTTTGCTGCGGGTTACTCTGCCTGCTTCCTGGGCGCAATGAAGTTTGTGGCCGCACGTGACAAATTCACTCTGCCAAAAGATGCCTTTATTGAAGGCGAAGTGGGGATTGGCCCGCTGCCAACCGGTTTTGGTATTGAAGCAAAACTGAACATCCACGTCGAAGGTATGGATCCTGCTGAAGCCAAAAAACTGGTGGATGCTGCGCACATTGTTTGCCCATACTCCAACGCCACCCGCGGTAATATCGACGTAACGCTGAACATTATCGCGTAA
- a CDS encoding MarR family transcriptional regulator: MNAKTNDTTTALLLDNQLCFALYSANLALNKLYRQLLAPLNLTYPQYLVMLVLWEQDDITVSDIGERLFLDSATLTPLLKRLESAGLINRHRSRKDERQVAVTLSDAGRALQQQALEVPHAVGCAAQCDTDSMLALKQQLELLRQQLQHA; encoded by the coding sequence ATGAATGCAAAAACGAACGACACCACCACCGCGCTTCTGCTGGATAACCAGCTCTGTTTTGCCCTCTATTCGGCAAATCTGGCGCTTAACAAGCTGTACCGGCAACTGCTGGCACCGCTAAACCTGACCTACCCGCAATACCTGGTGATGCTGGTGCTGTGGGAGCAGGATGACATTACGGTGTCGGACATTGGTGAACGGTTGTTTCTTGACTCCGCCACCCTGACGCCTTTGTTAAAACGTCTGGAAAGTGCCGGGCTGATAAACCGCCATCGTTCGCGTAAAGACGAGCGTCAGGTCGCGGTCACCCTGAGTGATGCGGGGCGCGCACTTCAGCAACAAGCGCTGGAAGTCCCTCACGCGGTGGGCTGTGCAGCACAATGTGACACTGACAGTATGCTGGCACTCAAGCAACAGCTTGAACTTTTGCGACAACAGTTACAGCACGCGTAA